The following proteins come from a genomic window of Heyndrickxia acidicola:
- a CDS encoding universal stress protein codes for MSEDDFRRKTPEEILLSIQKIRRGHLKIILGAVPGSGKTYHMLREGNILKKRGIDVVIGFLSPLNRPKTIEQIGELEVIPPVQWIDKGEEKYDLDIEAIVNRNPEVVLVDELAHRNRSEAERQTRLDDIHYLLNMKISVITTINIFELDDVKGIAAKITGGKVKVNCSVPEDTLALADEVKLLDVTPEVILHRLQEGEIEYSHNQNRKSEKLFHRGNLAALRETALRYLAGEVNDVLEDYREKHGMIGPSGASEKILVMVQYHWNGSILIRRGQQIAKRLGGELLVICIHDPHKKRSNNELTFKRSIIKLVEKVGGRFEEVELKEGLSAQIVQYATQYNVTRIVMGQSKRTRWEEILYGSIINKILWKTKNIDIFIVADRAEKDGERVLPTKQIKKRDDNPYRRLTIKELEKEINKINRGALKVYIGAAPGVGKTYTMLREANELKQKGIDIVIGLLETHGRKDTFDQIGSLELIPRKKIPYKGALLEEMNTDAIIKRNPEVVLVDELAHTNVPGSQNHKRYEDIEAILKSGISVISTMNIQHIESLNDSVEQITGIRVRETVPDHILRRADEIELIDISPKALRDRMKEGLIYAPEKVEQALEHFFKTGNLIALRELALREVADDVDDRLEAWERKRTLRGPWRQEEVIFVCTKLEQDSERLIRRGFRIAYRLKALWYVAYVKDHHLLTEEEEEMLEKIRQLTERLGGRFEQYKTSDRRHIFRELAKQMNEKQATQVIIGQSARTRWEEILKGSVTQRLLREVRHMDVLVVADQHK; via the coding sequence ATGAGTGAGGATGACTTTCGAAGAAAAACGCCTGAGGAGATTCTATTATCAATCCAAAAAATTCGCAGAGGCCATTTGAAAATCATTCTTGGTGCAGTGCCTGGGTCTGGTAAAACCTATCATATGCTGCGAGAAGGAAATATTTTGAAAAAACGGGGGATAGATGTTGTAATTGGATTTCTCAGTCCTTTAAACCGTCCAAAAACCATTGAACAAATTGGTGAATTAGAAGTGATCCCTCCTGTTCAATGGATTGATAAAGGTGAAGAGAAATATGACCTGGATATTGAAGCCATTGTGAACCGGAACCCAGAAGTGGTACTGGTGGATGAACTCGCCCACAGAAACCGTTCTGAGGCAGAGAGGCAGACCCGGCTGGATGATATCCATTATCTTTTAAACATGAAAATTAGTGTTATTACAACGATAAATATATTTGAACTGGATGACGTGAAGGGAATCGCAGCTAAAATAACTGGAGGGAAGGTTAAGGTGAATTGCAGTGTACCAGAAGATACGCTGGCTCTTGCTGATGAAGTAAAGCTTTTGGACGTTACGCCGGAAGTTATTCTTCATAGGCTTCAGGAAGGGGAAATTGAGTATTCCCATAATCAAAATCGAAAAAGTGAAAAGCTCTTTCATAGAGGGAATCTTGCTGCACTTCGTGAAACGGCATTGCGGTACCTTGCGGGCGAGGTAAACGATGTACTGGAAGACTACCGGGAAAAACATGGAATGATTGGTCCATCAGGTGCATCAGAAAAAATTCTTGTGATGGTCCAATATCATTGGAATGGCTCTATTTTAATCCGAAGGGGCCAGCAAATCGCCAAAAGATTAGGCGGGGAATTGCTGGTTATTTGTATTCATGATCCTCATAAAAAAAGATCAAATAATGAATTAACCTTTAAACGCTCCATTATAAAGCTGGTTGAAAAAGTTGGAGGAAGGTTTGAGGAAGTCGAGTTAAAAGAGGGGTTATCGGCGCAAATTGTTCAGTATGCAACACAGTATAATGTCACACGAATTGTAATGGGGCAATCAAAACGTACCCGGTGGGAAGAAATACTCTATGGTTCCATTATCAATAAAATTCTTTGGAAAACTAAAAATATCGATATTTTTATTGTTGCAGACCGGGCTGAAAAGGATGGGGAGCGTGTTCTCCCAACAAAGCAAATAAAAAAACGGGATGATAATCCCTATCGCCGCCTTACAATAAAGGAATTAGAAAAAGAAATTAATAAAATAAACAGAGGGGCGTTAAAAGTCTACATAGGGGCTGCGCCGGGAGTTGGAAAAACCTATACCATGCTTAGGGAAGCCAATGAGCTCAAACAAAAAGGAATTGATATTGTCATTGGATTACTGGAGACACATGGACGGAAGGATACTTTTGATCAGATTGGATCTCTGGAATTAATTCCTCGAAAAAAGATCCCTTATAAAGGGGCACTGCTTGAGGAAATGAATACGGACGCCATTATCAAGCGAAACCCCGAGGTGGTATTAGTTGATGAACTGGCCCATACCAATGTGCCAGGCAGTCAAAATCATAAACGGTATGAGGATATTGAAGCCATTCTAAAAAGCGGGATATCCGTTATTTCTACTATGAATATTCAACATATAGAAAGCTTAAACGATAGTGTCGAACAAATAACCGGCATAAGAGTCAGGGAAACCGTTCCTGATCACATTTTACGAAGAGCGGATGAAATCGAACTCATAGATATCTCTCCAAAGGCATTAAGGGACCGAATGAAAGAAGGCCTTATTTATGCTCCTGAAAAAGTGGAGCAGGCATTGGAGCATTTCTTTAAAACAGGAAACCTGATTGCCCTGCGTGAATTGGCACTGAGGGAAGTCGCAGATGATGTGGATGACAGATTGGAGGCATGGGAAAGAAAACGGACATTAAGAGGGCCATGGCGGCAGGAAGAAGTGATTTTTGTTTGTACGAAGCTGGAACAGGACAGCGAACGGCTGATTCGCAGAGGTTTCCGCATCGCGTATCGATTAAAGGCCCTTTGGTATGTAGCCTATGTGAAAGACCACCATCTTTTAACTGAAGAGGAAGAGGAAATGTTAGAGAAAATTCGTCAATTAACCGAACGGCTTGGCGGAAGATTTGAACAATATAAAACAAGTGACAGAAGACATATATTCAGAGAGCTTGCAAAGCAAATGAATGAAAAACAGGCTACACAAGTAATCATAGGGCAATCCGCCCGTACCCGCTGGGAGGAAATCCTTAAAGGATCGGTTACACAGCGCTTATTAAGAGAAGTCAGGCATATGGATGTATTGGTGGTGGCAGACCAGCATAAAT